A genomic window from Planococcus rifietoensis includes:
- a CDS encoding DUF445 domain-containing protein — protein sequence MNILLTLVLMALIGALIGGMTNHLAIKMLFWPYEAKYIGKFRLPFTPGLIPKRRDELSRQLGRTVVEHLLTPETFKKRFFNEAMHKKTENWLNRQLDLHLFSSPRTFNEWLELANQQDIDRKLESKLDGLVDRNRDAIDEYIAGKTVRELLPEAWKPGIEEKIFGGVKYTIGRGTDYFASPAGRQTVKSLLDEFLVSRGRFGSVLHNLFGDSQSITNKTQSEIIKFLNSPKTFELLGTLAFREWEKLQDKRADELLKEFDAEPAIAAIKQYARDQAGISKRLDASLAETWPRGLEWTSVNITPLITDFAFELGEQKLEETILKIDMENMVRQQVDSLPLSRLEELVLGISRREFKMITVLGAFLGGFIGILQGLLVTVLNLG from the coding sequence TTGAATATTCTACTGACATTAGTGCTGATGGCACTGATCGGTGCCTTAATCGGCGGCATGACTAACCATTTGGCCATCAAAATGCTATTCTGGCCATACGAAGCGAAATACATCGGCAAGTTCCGCCTGCCGTTTACGCCAGGGCTGATTCCGAAGCGCCGGGATGAATTGTCGCGCCAGCTCGGCCGTACCGTGGTCGAACATTTGCTGACGCCGGAAACATTCAAAAAGCGCTTTTTTAACGAAGCGATGCATAAGAAAACCGAGAATTGGCTCAATCGCCAATTAGACTTGCATCTGTTTTCCTCGCCTCGTACGTTCAATGAATGGCTGGAGCTTGCCAATCAACAAGACATTGACCGCAAGCTTGAATCGAAACTTGACGGATTGGTCGACCGCAACCGGGATGCGATAGATGAGTACATCGCCGGAAAAACTGTGCGGGAATTGCTTCCGGAAGCCTGGAAGCCGGGAATCGAAGAAAAGATTTTTGGCGGTGTCAAATACACTATCGGCAGAGGAACAGATTATTTTGCCTCGCCTGCAGGGCGTCAGACGGTCAAAAGTTTACTGGATGAATTTTTGGTGTCGCGGGGCCGTTTCGGATCCGTGCTCCACAATTTATTCGGTGATTCCCAGTCGATTACGAATAAGACCCAATCGGAGATCATCAAGTTCCTCAACTCCCCGAAAACGTTCGAGCTGCTCGGCACTTTAGCATTCCGTGAATGGGAAAAGCTGCAGGACAAGCGTGCGGATGAGCTCTTGAAGGAGTTCGACGCCGAGCCGGCGATTGCGGCCATCAAGCAGTATGCCCGCGACCAGGCCGGCATTTCCAAGAGACTGGACGCATCACTTGCAGAGACATGGCCTCGGGGGTTAGAATGGACAAGTGTCAATATTACGCCTCTCATTACGGACTTCGCGTTTGAATTGGGAGAGCAGAAGTTAGAAGAGACCATATTGAAAATCGACATGGAAAATATGGTCAGACAGCAAGTCGATTCTCTGCCGCTCAGCCGATTGGAAGAATTGGTGCTCGGGATTTCACGGAGAGAATTCAAGATGATCACGGTACTGGGCGCATTTCTGGGGGGCTTTATCGGCATACTCCAGGGTTTGCTCGTCACGGTGCTGAATTTAGGGTAG
- a CDS encoding YlbF family regulator translates to MAVNIYDDINKLESTFRSTEEFQKLEQAVAEVTADNEANELFKKFRDLQVTLQQKQQQGEEITEEEMMGAQATAQAAQENPKILSMLEAEMGLSQMIEEVNRVLIKPVQSLYESM, encoded by the coding sequence ATGGCAGTAAACATTTATGACGACATTAACAAATTGGAATCAACATTCCGTTCAACAGAGGAATTCCAGAAGCTCGAACAGGCAGTTGCAGAAGTAACTGCTGACAACGAAGCAAACGAATTGTTCAAGAAGTTCCGCGATTTGCAAGTCACTTTGCAGCAAAAACAGCAGCAAGGCGAAGAAATCACGGAAGAAGAAATGATGGGCGCTCAAGCGACAGCACAGGCAGCTCAGGAAAACCCGAAAATCTTGTCTATGCTCGAAGCTGAAATGGGCCTTAGCCAGATGATCGAAGAAGTGAACCGCGTATTGATCAAGCCGGTTCAATCACTTTACGAAAGCATGTAA
- a CDS encoding enoyl-CoA hydratase, which translates to MYQTIMLKKDGRLAYLVLNRPDSMNAMNAKMMGELADCFESLKNDHSVHALIIHGAGRAFSAGGDIKEMVDPENPMDIDVVMGDVSRLAKALYTLPQVTIAAVHGASAGLGFSMALACDHVVAEESSKLAMNFIGIGLIPDGGGHFFLKERVGVPRAKQLIWAGQVLKAHDALAKGLIEEVTAEGRGLEQAEKYAHEVLASPVAAMLKSKEILHGMKLAELDKVLAGEASGQSAMRKTADHLEGIQAFVEKRKPAFKGK; encoded by the coding sequence ATGTATCAAACGATAATGCTGAAAAAAGATGGGCGTTTGGCGTACTTGGTGCTGAACCGTCCGGATTCAATGAATGCAATGAACGCGAAAATGATGGGAGAGCTCGCGGATTGCTTTGAAAGCTTGAAAAATGACCATTCGGTTCATGCGTTGATTATTCACGGGGCAGGACGGGCGTTTTCTGCCGGAGGCGATATTAAGGAAATGGTTGATCCCGAAAACCCGATGGATATTGATGTAGTGATGGGAGATGTCAGCCGCCTGGCCAAAGCACTTTATACGCTCCCGCAAGTAACGATTGCGGCTGTTCACGGCGCTTCCGCAGGGCTTGGGTTCAGTATGGCGCTTGCCTGTGATCATGTGGTGGCGGAAGAAAGCAGCAAATTGGCGATGAATTTCATTGGCATCGGGCTCATCCCGGACGGGGGAGGGCATTTCTTCCTGAAAGAGCGTGTCGGCGTGCCAAGGGCGAAACAATTGATTTGGGCGGGGCAAGTACTGAAAGCGCATGATGCCCTCGCCAAAGGCTTAATCGAAGAAGTGACGGCAGAAGGCAGAGGCTTGGAACAGGCGGAGAAATACGCGCATGAAGTGCTGGCTTCTCCGGTTGCTGCGATGCTGAAGTCGAAAGAAATTTTGCACGGCATGAAGCTGGCCGAACTGGATAAAGTGCTCGCAGGCGAAGCATCCGGGCAATCGGCGATGCGTAAAACGGCAGACCATCTCGAAGGCATACAAGCCTTTGTCGAAAAGCGCAAGCCTGCTTTTAAAGGAAAATAA
- a CDS encoding YhzD family protein, with protein MRTYKLTAFEKTGKLIEEETFTAETDDEAKEKGLALLEEKALTEKTHRLASPAGKLLLFHT; from the coding sequence ATGAGAACTTATAAACTGACTGCTTTCGAAAAAACCGGCAAATTGATTGAAGAAGAAACTTTCACCGCGGAGACGGATGACGAGGCGAAAGAAAAAGGGCTTGCGCTGCTCGAAGAAAAAGCGCTGACTGAAAAAACCCACCGGCTTGCATCTCCAGCCGGCAAACTCTTATTGTTCCATACCTAA
- a CDS encoding ABC transporter ATP-binding protein, whose product MTLSIKNATKKFGDFTAVDDISLDVAEGQMHGFLGANGAGKTTTFRMALGLLTPTQGEVLWQGRRISYANSPDIGYLPEERGLYPKMKVQDQLVYLARLRRMDKKQAEQGAKEWLERFEVPHYASKKVEELSKGNQQKIQLIASLLHNPKLLILDEPFSGLDPVNVEMLKKAILDFQRQGATIVFSSHRMDHVEELCDDMSILDKGKLVVHGSIREVKRTFGKQNVRIHSDADITALGELPGVEKFTAQRSGGVFRIADEAVGQNLLARALELGPVRQFALEEPSLEEIFIEKVGRAHV is encoded by the coding sequence ATGACTTTATCGATTAAAAATGCAACAAAAAAATTTGGCGACTTTACAGCTGTAGACGATATCTCCCTAGATGTAGCCGAAGGGCAGATGCACGGCTTTCTCGGCGCGAACGGTGCAGGAAAGACGACGACCTTCCGCATGGCGCTCGGTTTGCTTACGCCGACACAAGGCGAGGTGTTGTGGCAGGGACGCCGAATCAGTTATGCAAATAGCCCAGATATCGGCTATTTACCAGAAGAGCGAGGCTTGTATCCGAAGATGAAAGTGCAGGACCAGCTCGTCTACCTGGCAAGGCTGCGGCGCATGGATAAAAAACAGGCGGAACAAGGTGCAAAGGAATGGCTGGAGCGCTTTGAAGTGCCTCATTACGCCAGTAAGAAAGTGGAAGAATTATCGAAAGGCAATCAACAGAAAATCCAGTTGATCGCATCTCTCCTACATAATCCAAAACTGTTGATTTTGGACGAGCCGTTTTCCGGGCTCGATCCCGTCAATGTGGAAATGCTGAAAAAAGCGATACTCGATTTTCAAAGACAAGGGGCAACCATTGTATTCTCCAGCCACCGCATGGACCATGTCGAAGAATTATGCGACGACATGAGCATCTTGGACAAAGGGAAGCTCGTCGTCCATGGCTCGATACGGGAAGTAAAGCGCACGTTCGGCAAACAGAATGTCCGCATCCACAGCGACGCTGACATCACTGCGCTTGGCGAATTGCCAGGCGTCGAGAAATTTACCGCTCAGAGGAGTGGCGGCGTGTTCCGCATTGCCGATGAAGCGGTCGGTCAAAACTTGCTCGCACGTGCTTTAGAGCTCGGTCCTGTGCGCCAGTTTGCTTTAGAAGAGCCTAGCCTCGAAGAGATTTTCATTGAAAAGGTGGGGCGTGCCCATGTATAG
- a CDS encoding ABC transporter permease — protein MYSFWIIFKQAFKTKAMTKSFMITTLVVVASFFLLANLPSIIESFDGDDNSQQTLQVVDVTGQYTEALQAQLDQQDSAIQLEVSALSEEQLRSDVEAGEMDAFLIIEGGDEITARYVAESATESAQAAELENALQSLQTARVAEQLELEETELAQLFAPVEMEREALAESSKSQEELSQARGLVYILIMVIYIAVIYYPNMIAMEVANEKSSRVMEILISSVSPVKHMFAKIAGIGSLGILQMMIFALAGYLAIQSSGSDLTEGVFSVMGFSEVKFSTFFYAILFFLLGYFLYAVLAALLGSLVSRTEDVQQLMLPMMILIIIASFIAFSGISMPEAGYVTVASYIPFFAPLVMFLRVGLLDIPLWEPLLSIAIMLLTIGLLGWFGARVYRGGVLMYGSSQSLKDIRRAIKLGNEK, from the coding sequence ATGTATAGTTTCTGGATCATTTTCAAACAGGCATTCAAAACGAAAGCGATGACGAAATCGTTCATGATCACCACGCTGGTCGTTGTCGCTTCATTTTTCCTGCTGGCCAATTTGCCGTCGATTATTGAATCATTCGATGGAGATGACAATTCACAGCAAACGCTTCAAGTGGTGGATGTGACAGGGCAGTATACGGAAGCCTTGCAAGCCCAGCTCGACCAGCAAGACAGCGCGATTCAACTAGAAGTGAGCGCGCTTTCTGAAGAACAATTGAGGTCGGATGTGGAAGCAGGTGAAATGGACGCTTTTCTTATTATCGAAGGCGGTGATGAGATCACTGCCCGTTATGTAGCGGAGTCCGCAACTGAATCAGCTCAAGCCGCAGAACTGGAAAACGCGCTTCAGAGTTTACAGACAGCAAGGGTAGCCGAGCAGCTGGAGCTGGAAGAAACGGAGCTTGCCCAGTTGTTTGCGCCAGTTGAAATGGAGCGTGAAGCGCTTGCCGAATCTTCCAAATCTCAGGAAGAGTTAAGCCAAGCGCGCGGCCTCGTCTATATTTTGATCATGGTTATCTATATCGCGGTCATTTACTATCCGAACATGATCGCCATGGAAGTAGCGAACGAAAAATCCTCGCGCGTCATGGAAATTTTGATTTCCAGCGTCTCACCGGTCAAGCATATGTTTGCGAAGATTGCAGGCATCGGCTCGCTTGGCATTTTGCAGATGATGATTTTCGCACTTGCCGGATATTTGGCGATTCAAAGTTCGGGATCGGATCTGACCGAAGGCGTATTTAGTGTCATGGGCTTCTCCGAAGTGAAGTTCAGCACGTTCTTTTACGCCATCCTGTTCTTTTTGCTGGGCTATTTCCTCTATGCCGTGCTTGCGGCATTGCTTGGTTCGCTCGTCAGCCGGACAGAAGACGTTCAGCAATTGATGCTGCCGATGATGATTTTGATCATCATTGCCTCCTTCATTGCGTTCTCAGGCATCTCCATGCCGGAAGCGGGTTATGTAACGGTTGCTTCCTATATCCCGTTTTTCGCGCCGCTCGTCATGTTCTTGCGCGTCGGCCTGCTGGATATCCCGTTATGGGAACCACTGTTGTCGATTGCGATCATGCTATTGACGATCGGCTTACTTGGCTGGTTCGGCGCCCGCGTTTATCGCGGGGGCGTCTTGATGTACGGTTCATCGCAGTCGCTGAAAGATATCCGCCGGGCGATCAAGCTTGGTAACGAAAAATAA
- a CDS encoding metallophosphoesterase family protein: MASIRFIHSADLHLGSPFSGMKGLGAEQWKTLQNSTLAAFERLISYTLETRPDFLLIVGDVYDGEDRNLRAQHRFQQGMEQLDEAGIPVFLSHGNHDHLSGGGASFDLPSNVHVFRDSVENMTLPVSGATVKIAGFSYGRRHVTESMIEHYPNKENGIIQIGMLHGSEESDTEHAVYAPFRKEQLLGKNYDYWALGHIHKRQQLSMDPPIVYPGNLQGRNRKESGPKGFYEVVLTDGYAELEFIGAESVRFERIEIDCSSVQHMNELFSIVKEQLEAHDAEALVAELELQNLDEATIHMLEDIPNGELVYALREVLSDPQSFVHISTVQLDRNGLSSELSPFGKQLASRLENWQSNDWKQALKELYNHPKSGRFLPQLNEELQSELQAEAIAKIRKMMALEDPK; the protein is encoded by the coding sequence ATGGCAAGCATTCGATTTATCCACAGCGCCGACCTGCATCTCGGCAGCCCGTTCAGCGGCATGAAAGGGCTTGGTGCCGAGCAATGGAAAACATTGCAGAACAGCACATTGGCCGCTTTTGAACGGTTGATTTCCTACACGCTTGAAACGCGGCCTGATTTTTTATTGATTGTCGGGGACGTCTACGACGGGGAAGACCGCAACTTACGCGCGCAGCATCGTTTTCAGCAGGGCATGGAACAATTAGACGAAGCAGGCATCCCGGTTTTTTTGAGCCACGGCAACCACGATCATTTAAGCGGGGGTGGCGCGAGTTTTGACTTGCCGTCAAATGTCCATGTCTTTCGCGACAGCGTAGAGAATATGACGCTGCCAGTGAGCGGCGCAACAGTCAAAATTGCCGGATTCAGCTACGGACGCCGCCATGTCACCGAATCGATGATCGAACATTATCCAAATAAAGAAAACGGCATCATCCAGATTGGCATGCTCCATGGCTCTGAGGAAAGCGACACAGAGCACGCTGTATACGCGCCGTTTCGCAAAGAGCAGTTGCTGGGGAAAAACTACGATTATTGGGCGCTTGGCCATATTCATAAGCGGCAGCAATTATCCATGGATCCACCGATCGTCTATCCCGGGAACCTGCAAGGGCGCAACAGGAAAGAGTCCGGACCTAAAGGCTTTTACGAGGTCGTGCTGACGGATGGCTATGCCGAATTGGAATTCATTGGAGCAGAATCGGTGCGCTTTGAACGGATCGAAATCGATTGCAGCAGCGTCCAGCACATGAATGAATTATTCAGCATTGTCAAAGAACAGCTTGAAGCGCATGACGCTGAAGCGCTTGTGGCAGAACTGGAACTCCAAAATCTGGACGAAGCGACGATTCACATGCTTGAAGATATCCCGAATGGAGAGCTTGTGTATGCTTTACGCGAAGTGCTCAGCGATCCACAGAGCTTTGTCCATATTTCAACGGTTCAGCTTGACAGAAATGGTCTCTCTTCGGAATTATCGCCGTTCGGCAAACAGCTTGCCAGCCGCTTGGAAAACTGGCAGTCGAATGACTGGAAACAGGCGTTGAAAGAGCTTTACAACCATCCGAAAAGCGGGCGTTTCCTGCCGCAGTTGAACGAGGAGCTGCAGAGCGAATTGCAGGCGGAAGCGATAGCGAAAATCCGCAAGATGATGGCATTGGAGGACCCAAAATGA
- a CDS encoding ATP-binding protein, with amino-acid sequence MKFEKLIIYGFGRHENRTIELNKPMSVFYGMNEAGKTTIQQFILQMLFGFSARSQAHKRYEPKAGGKYGGQLQLSDRIYGRVVIERIAGKSAGDVTLWFEDGRRGGEAELAELLRGYDRASYEAIYSFSVHELQDLDQMTEQELTRTLLSSGTAGVDHAGKMESQLEREMGELFKKAGKLPLINRLTEELRKLETELREYKLRADTFKPATERLEHIKQRLAELGHAESLLIQDIKEAEKWQQAAPLLARTQQLERLAENGPVNFPESGIRQYERLLDQKNELQAESTFLENEIGRLEPIGELPETDSLTDLLGREAEWHQINSSLKVKQEERIRLQDELDRLLKLCGMNKEQALLSDASLEQEERLKTVLDALQSAEQEQAFAQRRLAEERQRLSEAEHALKQYLEAEPPAEQRQRAEQWADIEPQLALAKAQQKRQTGKAANNRLAQFLLGAIGIVGLIIAAVSTDALTGLLAAMAIGAAVWLWLRDSKSPTGTAKDELVERYGGQEAEYEALLMKLAEYDRGLDERFDAIEASKQKIAALPQTDSSEELQEYRRLLKSLGFPEDTSRATVLTLFDKLRDVHAAASRQERITEEIGNLEGEREAWLKQAQEACGKPVSASNVISVLREELEARQRKLQDAEKTREKNQQLAEQARKCAERLATLSEAMDELFKRAAVGDEDSFYRAAKLSEQAKSAQEQLQMVQSQLSTIGKVKKPAALGDEEDSAEQFLERSQQQLDELQDERQSLWEEQAEKLQLTRHLLSDEGHSIKLQELEAKKAEFQEAANEWAVNRAIVEVFKQTMDELKETKLPAVLKLSESYFTQLTGGDYVALLLSQEGNFEALRKDGLRFRVIELSQATKEQAYLALRFALASSLKESHPFPIIMDDPFVHFDRRRSQQVIKLVEELQADHQFIYFTCHEAMRQAWPSAQQIDVANPERSIQA; translated from the coding sequence ATGAAATTTGAAAAACTGATCATCTATGGTTTTGGCCGCCACGAAAACAGGACCATCGAGCTGAATAAACCAATGAGCGTATTTTACGGAATGAACGAAGCGGGCAAAACGACCATCCAGCAGTTTATCTTGCAGATGCTGTTCGGCTTTTCGGCACGCAGCCAAGCGCATAAACGCTACGAACCAAAAGCGGGCGGCAAATACGGCGGCCAGCTGCAGCTGAGCGATCGCATTTATGGCCGTGTTGTGATTGAGCGGATCGCCGGCAAATCGGCAGGGGATGTGACGCTCTGGTTTGAAGACGGGCGCCGCGGAGGCGAGGCAGAACTGGCGGAGTTATTAAGAGGCTATGACAGGGCGTCCTATGAAGCAATTTATTCGTTCTCTGTCCACGAACTCCAGGATCTCGACCAAATGACGGAACAGGAGCTAACGCGCACGCTGTTATCTTCGGGCACTGCCGGTGTCGATCACGCGGGTAAAATGGAAAGCCAGCTCGAACGCGAAATGGGCGAGCTGTTCAAGAAAGCGGGGAAATTGCCGCTAATCAACCGTTTGACCGAAGAGTTGCGAAAACTTGAAACGGAGTTGCGCGAATACAAGCTGCGCGCGGATACCTTCAAACCGGCAACCGAGCGGCTGGAGCACATTAAACAGCGATTGGCTGAGCTGGGCCACGCTGAGAGTCTCCTTATTCAAGACATCAAAGAAGCGGAAAAATGGCAGCAAGCTGCACCACTATTGGCGCGAACACAACAACTTGAACGCTTGGCGGAAAACGGCCCGGTGAATTTTCCGGAATCGGGCATCCGCCAGTATGAACGTTTGCTTGATCAAAAAAACGAATTGCAGGCCGAATCAACTTTTCTGGAAAATGAAATAGGTCGGTTAGAGCCGATCGGCGAGCTGCCTGAAACCGATTCACTAACGGACCTGCTCGGGCGTGAAGCCGAGTGGCACCAGATAAATTCTTCATTAAAAGTGAAACAAGAAGAGCGCATCCGATTGCAGGATGAACTCGACCGGTTACTGAAATTATGTGGAATGAATAAAGAGCAGGCACTGCTCTCCGATGCCTCTCTTGAACAGGAAGAGCGCTTGAAGACCGTCTTGGATGCGCTCCAAAGCGCTGAACAAGAACAAGCTTTCGCGCAGCGCCGGTTGGCAGAAGAGCGGCAACGGCTGTCAGAAGCTGAACACGCGTTAAAGCAATACCTTGAAGCAGAGCCGCCCGCAGAACAGCGGCAGCGCGCAGAACAATGGGCCGACATCGAGCCGCAGTTGGCATTGGCCAAAGCGCAGCAAAAACGGCAAACGGGAAAGGCTGCCAATAATCGCCTAGCCCAATTTCTGCTGGGGGCCATCGGGATTGTCGGCTTGATCATCGCTGCAGTTTCCACAGACGCGTTGACGGGCTTGCTTGCGGCGATGGCAATCGGTGCAGCAGTGTGGCTCTGGCTGCGCGATAGCAAATCACCGACTGGTACAGCGAAGGATGAATTAGTGGAACGCTACGGCGGGCAGGAAGCGGAATACGAAGCTTTGCTCATGAAGCTAGCGGAATATGATAGAGGCCTTGATGAACGATTTGATGCAATCGAAGCAAGCAAGCAGAAAATCGCTGCGCTGCCGCAGACAGACAGCAGCGAGGAATTGCAGGAATACCGGCGATTGCTGAAATCACTCGGCTTTCCGGAAGATACTTCACGCGCTACTGTCCTCACGTTATTCGATAAATTGCGTGACGTGCATGCAGCCGCTAGCCGGCAGGAGCGCATCACCGAAGAAATAGGGAATTTGGAAGGCGAGCGAGAAGCATGGCTAAAACAGGCGCAAGAGGCATGCGGCAAACCCGTAAGTGCAAGCAATGTCATCAGCGTGCTTCGTGAGGAATTGGAAGCACGCCAGCGGAAACTTCAGGATGCCGAAAAAACTCGTGAGAAAAACCAGCAGCTGGCGGAACAGGCCCGGAAATGCGCTGAGCGATTGGCCACGCTTTCCGAAGCGATGGATGAGCTGTTCAAAAGGGCTGCAGTGGGAGATGAAGATTCGTTTTACCGCGCTGCCAAACTATCGGAACAAGCAAAGTCCGCACAGGAACAATTGCAGATGGTCCAGTCGCAGCTTTCGACCATCGGGAAAGTGAAAAAGCCCGCTGCGCTTGGTGACGAAGAAGACAGCGCAGAACAATTTCTTGAGCGTTCGCAGCAACAACTGGATGAACTGCAGGATGAACGCCAGTCATTATGGGAAGAACAAGCAGAAAAACTTCAATTGACGAGGCATTTATTATCGGATGAGGGGCATTCGATAAAACTTCAGGAACTGGAAGCGAAAAAAGCAGAGTTCCAGGAAGCGGCAAATGAATGGGCTGTCAACCGCGCAATCGTTGAAGTATTCAAGCAGACGATGGACGAATTAAAAGAGACGAAACTGCCGGCAGTACTGAAGCTTTCGGAATCGTACTTCACCCAATTGACGGGCGGCGATTATGTGGCCCTGCTGCTCAGTCAGGAAGGAAACTTTGAAGCGCTGCGGAAAGACGGCTTGCGCTTTCGCGTCATCGAGCTTAGCCAAGCAACGAAAGAGCAGGCATATTTGGCTCTGCGCTTTGCGCTGGCATCTTCTTTGAAGGAATCTCACCCGTTCCCGATCATCATGGATGACCCCTTTGTCCATTTTGATCGCCGAAGAAGCCAGCAAGTGATAAAATTAGTGGAAGAGCTGCAGGCAGACCATCAGTTCATTTATTTCACATGCCACGAAGCGATGCGGCAAGCTTGGCCAAGTGCCCAGCAAATCGACGTGGCGAATCCTGAAAGGAGCATCCAAGCATGA
- the yhaM gene encoding 3'-5' exoribonuclease YhaM yields the protein MTKGITTRAVGETVDDFLLIKQSVKGVTTTGNPFMSLVLQDKSGDIEAKLWDTKDEHERMYAAETIVRVGGEIHNYRGKNQLRIKSIRPAKPEENLTIAEFLPSAAQSADELHEEVTKFLFEMENPQIQRITRHILKKYQQQFLTFPAATRNHHDYVSGLADHVVSMLKLGKAICEVYPSLDKDLLYSGIILHDIGKVFELSGPVATTYTVEGNLLGHISIMVTEIAKAAEELGIEGEEVMVLQHIVLSHHGKEEWGSPKKPMIKEAEILHYIDNIDAKMMMLDRVLGKTKEGEFSERVFALDNRSFYKPKL from the coding sequence ATGACAAAAGGAATAACTACCCGCGCTGTCGGGGAGACAGTCGATGATTTTCTTCTGATCAAACAATCGGTCAAAGGCGTCACGACGACCGGCAACCCATTCATGTCACTCGTTCTGCAGGACAAGAGCGGAGACATTGAGGCAAAGCTATGGGACACGAAAGACGAACATGAACGGATGTATGCGGCAGAAACGATTGTCAGAGTCGGCGGGGAGATTCATAATTACCGCGGCAAAAACCAGCTGCGCATCAAAAGCATCCGTCCGGCAAAACCGGAGGAGAACTTGACGATCGCCGAGTTTTTGCCTTCAGCGGCGCAAAGTGCAGATGAATTGCACGAAGAAGTGACAAAATTCCTGTTCGAGATGGAAAACCCGCAAATTCAGCGCATCACGCGCCATATTCTGAAGAAATACCAGCAGCAATTCTTGACCTTCCCGGCAGCGACGCGCAATCACCACGATTACGTATCTGGCCTTGCTGATCATGTCGTATCAATGCTCAAGCTTGGGAAAGCGATTTGCGAAGTGTATCCGAGCCTGGACAAGGATCTATTGTATTCTGGGATCATTCTTCACGATATCGGCAAGGTTTTTGAACTTTCAGGGCCGGTCGCGACGACTTATACCGTAGAAGGCAATTTGCTCGGCCATATCTCGATCATGGTAACGGAAATCGCAAAAGCGGCAGAAGAGCTCGGCATCGAAGGGGAAGAAGTCATGGTCCTCCAACATATCGTGTTGTCGCATCATGGAAAAGAAGAATGGGGAAGCCCGAAAAAGCCGATGATAAAAGAGGCGGAAATCCTCCATTACATCGACAATATCGATGCGAAAATGATGATGCTCGACCGTGTGCTAGGAAAAACGAAAGAAGGCGAGTTCTCAGAACGCGTTTTCGCACTCGACAATCGCTCATTCTATAAGCCGAAACTATAA
- a CDS encoding peptidylprolyl isomerase, translating into MKKSAFTLSIAAAVLALSACSDNGSDSEVLVTSDAGDVTKEELYEEMKTSVGDQAIQILMIEKVLGANYEVSDEEVEAELESNKEEMGENFEQFLAQNNHTEESYKKVIRLNLLQEKALTEDVEVTDEEIEEQYERQGTELNARHILVADEETANEVKTKLDDGGDFAELAEEYSTDPGSAANGGSLDWFGTGAMVPEFEDAAYSLEVDEISEPVQSQHGFHIIQVTEKREVEDQEPLEDQREALRSEIAMANADQSTLLPKVAALMEEANIDIKDEELEGALDEILNTEPAPEEGAPTEEETEETPAE; encoded by the coding sequence ATGAAGAAATCAGCCTTTACCCTTTCCATCGCGGCAGCGGTTCTTGCACTTTCCGCGTGCAGCGACAATGGTTCCGATAGCGAAGTGCTTGTCACTTCCGATGCGGGAGACGTCACGAAAGAAGAACTTTACGAAGAGATGAAAACCTCCGTTGGCGATCAAGCCATCCAAATCCTGATGATTGAAAAAGTATTGGGTGCAAACTACGAAGTCTCAGATGAAGAAGTCGAAGCGGAGCTTGAGAGCAATAAAGAAGAAATGGGCGAAAACTTCGAACAATTTCTCGCTCAGAACAACCATACAGAAGAAAGCTATAAAAAAGTCATTCGCCTGAACTTGCTTCAGGAAAAAGCATTGACAGAAGACGTCGAAGTGACGGATGAAGAAATCGAAGAACAATATGAGCGCCAAGGAACGGAACTGAACGCGCGCCATATCCTAGTTGCGGATGAAGAAACAGCCAACGAAGTGAAAACAAAACTTGACGATGGCGGTGATTTCGCTGAACTGGCGGAAGAATACTCCACTGACCCAGGATCTGCCGCTAACGGCGGTTCGCTTGACTGGTTCGGCACTGGTGCGATGGTTCCTGAATTTGAAGATGCGGCTTATTCCCTTGAAGTCGATGAAATCAGCGAACCGGTCCAGTCCCAGCACGGTTTCCACATTATCCAAGTGACTGAAAAACGTGAAGTCGAAGATCAAGAGCCGCTTGAAGACCAGCGCGAAGCTTTGCGTTCTGAAATCGCTATGGCCAATGCAGATCAATCCACACTGCTGCCAAAAGTCGCAGCTTTGATGGAAGAAGCCAATATCGACATCAAAGACGAAGAACTTGAAGGCGCGCTTGATGAAATCCTTAACACAGAACCAGCTCCTGAAGAAGGAGCCCCAACTGAAGAAGAAACAGAAGAAACTCCAGCTGAATAA